The DNA region CCATTGGCGACGAGCGAGAGGCTGCCTTTGAAGGCTGTCACCGCGGAAGTGAGGGCTGTCAACGTTCACCAAGTTTAGCACCGCAACAGTGCAAATCACTTGAAGCCAACGAGTCGCAATATTTCAGCCCAAACTAATGCTCCACGTGCTTCTGTTCCGCAGGCATCAAAGCACCATCACAGAGCTGGGAGCAGCTCAAACGCGGCTCCGTGCTTTGTAGTTGGGGGAGAGAACGGTGAAAAAGTTTCAATTTAGTGACTCCAGTTCTTCTCAATCAGCCTCTGTCTGCCATGACTACATGACAGACCTACTTCTGCTGTGACGGTGTGCGTCTCGACTATGTGTCTGTTAAAATCCAACCTCAACTCAACAATAACAGTTTCCTATTCGCTCAGTTCACCCGCAGCACTGCAACTTCAGCCGACAGCCGGACAAAGTGAAAATGCTGTGATTGGATAAAAGTTCCACTGCCCAGCGTCGCCTCCCCCCAATCTCCCCCCCTCACCTCCCCGGCCTGTGGTGTCATGTCCTGGGTCACCCCGTGTCTCTCCGGTGGCTGGCGGTGGCGTCCTCCATCCCTGCCTGGTGACCTCTCGCCCTCCGTGATCTGCCTGGTCCCGCTCGGCTCCCCGCTGTGGGCGCACAGGTCCGGGGCTCTCGAGGCGCCACGGTTCCTCCTACAGGTGACGGGCGACAGTGGTGAGAAGAGTGTGTGAGCGTGCAGCGTCGGCGTGCACGCACCCGCAAACGCGTCCTTGTGGGGCGGCTTCATCAAGCCTGAAACATAATTAGCAGTCTATGCCTTGATACACAAATATGCTAAATATGGATTAGTCTTTAATCTGAGGAAGGAACGCCCATGGTGTAGATGAACCCTCCAGGAGccagcagaaataaaaatgtagCATAATATTAcctaaaatattaaaagcaaCACAACTGGGTTTAGGCAAACgcattttctttttgtctgccAGCTCggttgtgtgtgttctgcttcgTGTGTGCAGGCGTCATCTAACATCTAACATCACTTCATTCATGCATGTACCTCTTAAGTCACGGCTGTATTTGCGTGccagtgactctgtgtgtgtgtgtgtgtgtgtgtgtgtgtgtgtgtgtgtgtgtgtgtgtgtgtgcgtgtgtgtgtgtgtgtgtgtgtgtgtgtgtgtgtgtgtgtgtgtgtgtgtgcgtgtgcgtgtgtgtgtgtgtgtgtgtatgtgtgtgtgcgtgcgtgtgtgtgggcctCAGGCGAAATGAAATGAGGCAACAGTCAGCAGACAACGCCCCAGGCGAGTTTAATGTGGGCCCCTTttgacacaaacatgcacacgcgcCTAACCGCAGATTGATGCTGGGTTTCACGTCTATTTCGTCAACTGGAACACACCACCCACCAGCATGCAGCCGAGTGGGAGGCCGGGCTCTGTCGGAGCCAGGCTGAGGGTTTCTGCGGCGAGGATCGAAGGCCGGCGTCCTGACAGCGAGGCGGTGAACCGTGCCCAGACTGGGCCCAGTGAGCGCCAGTGGCCGGCGTGCGTGGCGGCGGCGCTGTTTACCTGTCCGAACAGACCCACGGTGCCTCTGGGCAGGAAGCTGAGGGCCACATTGCCGTCGGACGAcgccgagaggaggaggagtctgtCGCCGTGGATGCACGTCTCCAGATGAGTCACGCGGTCAACGTGCGGGCGCCAGCTGTGCAAAAGATCCGGAGGTTCTCTGGCCAATGTGTCGTCAGGGACAATACAATAATGCTGAGGGACAGAAAAGTAAAGtcaagtattattattattattattattattattattattattattattattattattattattattattattattattattaaaaagaGACTCTGCTATTATGGAAATTTATATATAACCTTATTACATATATTAAATATGGATTATatatagtaaataaataaataattttcatTAAATGTAGAATCTTCTTACTGATTTGTTTTGCTGAAACAGAAGCCatgtaaataaacatttcatcTAAAGCGTTCATCTGCACTAGATCTGAACACCACAACGCGCAATCACATTTGTCATCCAGCTGATTGCGAAGTGCGCTCCAAGCTTGCCGAAGGACAGGATTTCTACCAGAGCACTGAGCTCGCCCCAACTTCTTCAACTCCGccacatacatgcatgcatttcCATAAATTAAACTGGGAGCCAAATGAGACGCATCCGTCTGGATTCATCCCCACTCATAAGCTGTGACAGAGGAGTCGAGCTCGGAATATTGTGGCAAAAACACCCGAGAGGGTGTTCTTTTACTGCAATTATGGGCATGACAGTGACGTGGTGGGGCCTCGACGCGATGGGGGAGATCCAAGTCTCCACAATCAgagtcaaaatgtcaaaatgccTTCGTGAGGCGTCAGAAACTCTTCAAtgaacaaacacatgatgaatGTAAAGTGTTTATGAGCGGAAATGAATCTTTGATCGCACCATGATACGATCCTCTGCTGCTCGGTGACGATTTTCTAATTAACTAAGCGCTTCATTAAAACTGCCTGCATATAACATGAAGTCAAATCCCGAGCATCTGCGAACGCGTGTCTTCTGGAGGTTTTCTGAGTGATTGACTGGCCTGATTGCAGTCGCGCATGTGGCGGAGGCTTCAGGATGACAGACAGCGCTGCCATTTCCAGAGTGAACAACAAGGCAGATCTAATGGAAAAATCGAGGCTCGCTCTTTCTTTACTCTCTATTACAGTGAGCCTCTTGATCTGCCGCGCTCCCTCCGGCTTCCTGTTCGCCGGCCTCCATCACTCTCCACCTGTCTCCCATCCTCCTCTGgtacccagacacacacacgcacacacacacacacacacacacacacacacacacccacacacacacaccacaacgcACAagcacaccacacgcacacgcacacgcacacacaccacacacacacacacacacacacacacacacacacacacacacaccctggtgGCATCAGACTGGAGTTTTCCCTGATACGTGCAGGTGATGCTCACCTCTATGTCCCAAGTCTTGATCGTCCCCCCTCTATCGGCTGTGACTAAATAGTGTCCGCAGGGACTGACGGTCATGACGACAGGgcccagctctctgctgtgagCTGGGAAATGTCCCACAACGCGACTGTGGATGCTGTTCCAGAGTCTGACCAGGCCAGAACCTCCACAGGACACCAGGTCTGCAGCACCTGATGCAGGAAATAGGATGCAGGTCTGCTGTTTACAACTTTACAGCAGACGTGATAACAAACAGACCGGGACTTCTCAGGTTTATATGAATCCAAGGTGGCAAAAAAAAGCTTCTGCTGTTGCCCAAATGTTTGGGTTTGCTTCAGCCCCAGCTTTTCAAATGAACCACAGAACGTACAGCTCCGGTGGAATGGAATGTACAGATGTTTATGTGGATTTTCAGAATAAAGAGCCAGTTACCCAGGCACAAATCTATTTGATCCAACGTtaacagacaacacacagcgTCAGATGTGATAAGaacacaattattattattagagcgTTTTATAATGTCCCACCTGCAGCTGCGGCCACAGACGTGCGTCCCGGTATGAAGAGCAGTCTGGTGACGGCGTGGCGGCTCTCGGACTCATCTGTGTCTGTCGAGCTGCTCTGAAAACCCAGGTAATTACCTCGAAAACCCGAGAGGAGAAAAGTATTTACGACGAAATAGACAACAAGGCAAACACACATCGATCACTGGCATCAGAAGAAAAAATCATGCAGGTAAAACATAATTTAGCCAGTAGTTTATTGAAAAGCTTATAATGTTTTTACTGCATTTGAATGTAAGACTTTTTTGCTAAATCAAACGTTAAAATTGACTTCGCCTTTGAAAATGAGACCTTGCGGCTTGGTGCAGTCGTGTTCAGCGTGTAGCCGCAGCCTCCTCAGAGCTTTTTCTGTGCTGTTGTTCCACACGATAATCTCCCCGTCGTCGCTCCCTGCACGCATTAGAGGTGAGACGAGACAAAAAGCAACAACTTACCAGGGAACTTTCTCAGAAGTAAACTTTTTGGATTTGCGGCTCCAAAAGGTGCGCGGGCTGTCGCGTTCGCCCGCCGCCTTTACGCAGAGAGAAGTCGCACTTTCAGATGAAATACAAACAATCTTCTCCAACACTTTTTGTCAACAAACATGCTTTTACTTTCTTTGCACCGCTGAATCATGCACGCCAGCCACTAAAGCCACTTTAAGGATGATGAAACACAACATCTGTGCCCAGCTGCCATCTGTTCCCCCACTCAGCCCTTGGCTTTCACCCTCAAACAAGGTACTTTTCAAAATAATCTACATTATATAAAAGGAAGCGTGTGAGAATATTCcgttaattattatttaacGCGGCAATGAGAGGGTTCGACAGTTGAACAGCAGGAGCTAATGAGATCTGTGAGGAGTGTGTTGGTTAtgggaggtgtgagtgtgtgcgaaCAAAGGGAGGTATAAAGTTTATGAGAGTGTGGGTCGACTGCATTATTCATGTAGCCCCGGGCGAGCTTCTATATTTCAAGTGACTTTTATcatgccctgtgtgtgtgtgtgtgtgtgtgtgtgtgtgtgtgtgtgtgtgtgtgtgtgtgtgtgtgtgtgtgtgtgtgtgtgtgtgacagtgacagagagatATCTAAGAGAGAAGAGGCCACATCTGCATCATTTACAGTATACAATACAGGGAATTAACATTGTCTACATTTACCTAATAATTCCCATCTTAATCAAAGCAtgaatattattactattatatatatatatataatagtaatatatagtaatataatattatatatatatatataatatacacacCCCGCTGTGTATACGAATGTGGCTGAGCTTGAATGTTTGCCcgtatctgtgtgtgagaagcTGAGCGGAACCTAGCGAGCACCCTGAGTATGGAAGAGGAGGCTCAATTCAActccaaaaacacaaacaaacagatgagtGTTTGGGCACAACACAGAGCGACACGCACTCGGTCCCCAGAACGCAACTTTAAATTGACTTCGGTCACCGGTGGCCGCCGCACGCTGCCGCGGCCCTCGGTTGGCATTATTCACCTCAACCCCGGAGAAACACGCTGCCAGGCGGAATGGATGCCCTCACCGGACGGCCACCTTTGCGTTCGGTTGAGTTtgcaaaagaaaagaagcagcagaaagaggTACTGTAACGTTTAGAATAACACACGACTTTACTCTAGCATGTGAGCAGATAAGGGAGGAAACATAGGAAATTGGAATGtgattcatctttttttttctcgccCAAAGGCAAGGAGAGAGCGAAGCGCGGGATATTAGAGTGCAGGAGGAACTTATGAATGAATTACATCATATCGTGAAATATTTTAGACATTAGTGAATGTGGATGCTGACAGAAATTAAGTTGTGAAGTGAAGACACAGGCCTGATGCAGACGCTGTATTAGTTAGTCCAGCTTTCAGACTAGACAGAGTGTACGCTTTTAGCCGTTAATAACTCCTTGTGAGGTAAATCATTACTACTCATCTGAATTCATCATGACCGGCTGAGTGACATCACGTTATGGACAAAAGCAAACCAGAGGTAGACAGACTACAAAATATCTAATCGTTGTTATTTGTGTGAAGGATTCAGAAAAAATCCAACCACAATGTTACATTTCCGATGGACCTGCAAACTTTTTCCACCTTCCTCAGTAAAACACTCTCTCAGGTAGAAGGTTTCCATCTCTCCTCACTCCCACTGACAGACTTCtaataaacataatttaaatTGGGCATTTTGGATTAaactggaggtggagggagcgTGGGCGGACGGGGGAAAGAGATGCGGCATGCTAACTAGGGAGACGAGgtaaaaaataaacagtgagCGTCTGAGCCTGGGATGAGgtaaggaagcaggagagacgAGGCGAACGCGCCGACAGAGAAATTGGGGAAGGAACTTTGAAGAAGTTTCCAAGTTCACAAAGTAGCTCCTGAATTGTTCTTTTGTTCCAGCTCCAACTATTCATTTCCTTCCAAACCATTTCTCCCTCCAGCCTCGCGAACACCCACTCCTATCTACCTTTCCACCTCCATCCCTCACTTTATCTCTCTCCCTGTACTTATCTGCGGAGCTGATACGACTCAGGAGGCCAGAGGAGGTGTGCTCGCGCGCGCTGCTAAACTGAAGCTGAACTTTCGCTGCATGAGCCAAAGTGATACAACTTTACAAACTGAAGAGCATACTGGGGCAAATTGGGTGCTGAGTGTTTGTAGTTTGACGGTTATAAAagtggaccagagactggagaATTGCCAGTTTAATCCCTCAGGCAGAcaagtctaaaaaaaaaaaaaagtcatgagCTCTGAGGGGGAATTGCTGGTAGTTTGAAGcatgctgtgttttcatgcGTAAGGCCTTAACAGACTGGATACTTCTGATCATCTGTTATTACGATTTTCTCCAGGTTCTGGGTTCTGAGTTTGGAGTTTGCTCGCTGTGACGAAGCTTAACGAAGGGGATCAAAAGTGCCACAGGGCTGGAAATTCAGGGTCTATACAatttttgaaaaacaaagaactcCAAGTCATGTTCCAAAGTTTGGCTGCACTCGCAAATAGTGAGCGCGAGAAAAAGTTACACCTTCCCATCTGCTTCCCTTCATTAGCCAGAGGCACCCCAGTGTTTCTGCAGAGAGCTGAGTGCTTTTATGACCCGCTCATTTACACTTCACTCCCATGAATCCACATGCTGATCGGCTGTCCCATCGGTTTAATGGCAGCTGCAATCTGCAATTTATGTGCTATTATTTTCCACTGCTTCATATAAAAGTGCTGCtagtactgtagctgttggtaagtcaaaaaaaacacaaacacctgaaTCCTGAAACCTGTCGCGTATTTTGCTTCTGGCCTTAATCAGGGTCAGAAAATTGCTTTTCCAATCCTGTCATATTGCTTTTACGCAAAACAGCTAGTGTCTGTCCACTGTACCATAAATAGGCTTGATTGAAGTCGTCTGGAAAAGGACACCTGGAGCCGTTACACTGGCTTCTCTGACCGGCAGCTTCTCAGTCTGACCAAACGGCGAATTTGAAAATTCTAAATTAACGGTCACAATGGATTTCCTCCCTGAGCTAAAGCTGTTGAGTTGAGGTCAAGgtgaaaatacagcagcagcCGGCTTCCCAACTCGCTCACAGCGCAGAACCTCTGCCTAAATGCATTAGCAATCAAATATACAGCAAGACAGAACCCACCTGTGGCCAGAGTCTGTGGCGGCTGGAACGCAGCACAGAGCACGTGTCCCCGATGCTGCGCGCCGCCGCTCCACTCAGAGGGTTCCACCGACGGCTGCGAGAAGGAATGTAGATGGAAGACGGTCAAGATCCTGCGaagggagaaaagcacagaaactgGAAGGAAACGGCACGTAAGGAAGCTTCGCCAGATGCTGATGAGCAGCTTGATTCACAGATTACACTGTGTTATTCGATTCGAACGATCATCTGGTAAAACTAGAAGTCAGATTAGCTGAAATCAAAGCATCGTGGCACAAAATGATCATTAGTCCTGTCTGAAAGAAGGACCTTGAAGGACCCACTCAATTTTAACATGAAGCTGTTCCTTTAACACTTGATTCATGGCCTCCTTAGAGGTTTTTAGGACTGACTTCTACTGTGGCACAAGGAGCATTACAAGTCAGCAGTGGTGTTTggctgtgaggaaacaggacGTGCTATGAGTAATGAAGGTCGTAATGGCGGTAGTTTCTGTTACTGCTGCCGATCTAGTGGCCTGTGTTCTTTTTACCACTGCGACGCCCCAGAGAGCAAgaacaagagtgtgtgtgtgtgtgtgtgtgtgtgtgtgtgtgtgtgtgtgtgtgtgtgtgtgtgtgcgtgtgtgtgtgtgtgtgtgtgtgtgtgtgtgtgtgtgtgtgtgtgtgtgtgtgcgtgtgtgtgtgtgtgtctgtctgtgtgtgtgtgtgtgtgtgtgtgtgtgtgtgtgtgtgtgtgtgcgtgtgtgtgtgtgtctgtctgtctgtgtgtgtgtgtgtgtgtgtgtgtgtgtgtgtgtgtgtgtgtgtgtgtgtgtgtgtgtgtgtgtgtgtgtgtgtgtgtgtgtgtgtgtgtgtgtgtgtgtgtgtgtgtgtgtgtgtgtgtgtgtgtgtgtgcagaggagggagcgaTGGGACGAGAGGGAGTCTCATAAGTTGATGATGACACTGCTGAGCTCAGCTCAGTGAGTGTgaaatgatggtggtggtgatgatgatgatgatgatgatgatgaagagcagaTGTGATGTGAGTACACCAAGATACTGCTGCCGTACCTGTCCCAGCCCATGACCAGGATGctcctcttcagcagcaggacCTGTGTGATGGCCACGGCTCGACCCAGGCCGGCGTTCATTGTGTGGAGGCAGCGGCCGTTGAAGTCCCACACCTTCACAAGGAGCCCACAGATGACAGACGTCACATGGGTGTCTTTAATTTTCTTGTAGAGAAAAGAATGACATACAGGAGGGAAGCACGTAGTGCCTGGTGGTTCTCATTTAGTGGTGGAACTGTATGGATCTGCACATGGGCTTCGTCCATGTTGTTGACGTGAACTCAtatcctcctgttcctcctccatgCGTCCAGTTCTGCAGTTTGGATCCGTGCGCTGGCATTTCACAGGAACACTGATTGGCCCGATGGGAATGCCGTAATTAAAAGGTCAACATTTCAAGCGCCGAACGGCCCTAACTGCTACACCGCGGGGTCAGCGCTGATGAAAATTGAGGCGATGACGCACGTTGTTGCTAATTGACCCGAGGGGGGGGGTTTCACAGAGCGCGACTCGAGCAGGAACCTGACGCCGCTCGCACAGACGCAGGGCGCACGGCCGCGTTCTCGTGGCCTCATGGAGTCAGAGCAGTAATGTGCCTGATTATATTGATTATAATGTGcataattgtttaatttatcTGTTGAGGACAATTGCATTAAGCTGGGAATCATCATGCGGCGCCGAAGATCGCAGCAGATTTGAGAACACTGCACCAACACATGAGGACATATAAATAAACTATTACTAATTTCTCCCATGCATTCGTAAAAGCGTGTGTGTCCGGTCCGTCCACTCACTTTAACCTCGCCGTCGCTCCCTGCTGTGAAGAGGCGCGTCTGCGTGCCGTCCAGAGCCATGGTGGAGATGCCGGCGTTGCCGTGGCAACGGCGGAACTGCTTGACCTTCTGGCCCGTGTCGGCCAGCCAGCAGATCACAGAGGAGGCGGAGTCGCTGCTGACTACCTGCAGGGGGAGAGCGGGCGAGAGGAAACCAGGCATCACAGGGAGTTGGGCCTATTTACTGCTGCTCAATGACTCCCATGTAGCCAAACGGAGAACGCTGCCCGCTTGGGAGCATTTGAATTCATTGCAAAGCGACCTCGGACTGTATAGTGGTCATTTTAAAATGAGACCTGGTTAAGGAAAAGGTAGAGAACGTCCCCTGGGTGTGGAAGTTGGAGTGTGGCCATATATTGTATTATACGTTGCATCATATGAGAGGAGTTCTGCGCACGTGATACAGTAGGATCAAAAATATTCAAAGTGACATCTGCACATCATCACATGCAAATGTCACATTTGAATGAGCCTCTGGCTGAGAGCTGGTGCAGAAAAATCAGCAGATGAACTAACAGACCCGTACGTGTCCGGCCCTGACGCGGCAGCTGGTAAACCTAAACTACTAGTAATGAGCACGTGTCATGATCTAAATCTGCAGGAGAGCTAATGAATGACCTTGAGCTTTCTGCTGAGTTACCGCATTTCCCAGCAGCCCCATTACCATCAGACTGGCCCATATTAGTCATGGGGTTTGCAGCATCTCCACTGCCTGTTCTTCCTCATTGGTCTCTGGAGAAAAATAAAGGCGTCCAATGAGAAGCGGCTGAATGCCCGCGTACCTGTCTGAACAGGCTGTTATACAGCACACAGGTAGCAGGGTGCGGGTGGCTGCTGAtcgtcttctcctcctccgtcgtctccagcagcagcagcaggctgttgAAGGAGAGCAGGACGCGCCGGCGCTCCtcgtggaggaagaggagcgtgTGCGCGTCGTCGCGCGCGTCGGGGAAGACGCCGGTCAGGCGGTGCTCACAGCGCCGGTTACACACGTCCCACACGCACAACACCTGCACAGTATTGACAGTATTGTGTTGCATTGGAATGACCGAGCTGGTTTTCCGCTTTAACAGACTCTGCTCCTTGTCAGAGTTCACAAAAACGGGCTTTACGGcgcaaaataaaaatgactgtTGCTGTTCCATAAACTCTCCCGGCGGAAACTGAGGTAGAGCTCTCAGTGTTTCTCGCAATGGCAGATGGTGTTTGAGCAGAAGGCAGATGGAACATAAATCACTTGTAAAATATTCATTCAGCCCAGAAAAGCTAAAGAGGagcgcgcggcgccgcggcgggTACGACGCGCACCGGCTCCTCCACTTTAAAGGGAAACGCGATTTAATATTAGGAGCCGACGCTCTCTAATCACCGACACCACCGTCGCTTTCCCTGCactaattattacaattaacaTCACAATGACAGAGCTGggcctctttctttctctcagaCACGCGCTCCGCCACCTTATCTTTGGAGAAGCTGAGCAGTTGCTGCTTGGTCTGCACGAAGCGCACGGCGGCGACGGGGCCCGCGTGCGCGCTGAGCACGCACAGCGGCCGCGAGCTCGCGTACGGGTTCCACAGCAGGACGGCGTGGTCCACGCCCGCGGTGGCTGCAAGGCACAAGACACGGCTTCAGGGGATCACGGCGAATCACGCCGCTTGGGTCAACGGCGCGGCCCATTGGTCCAGGTTGGGAGCGGGAACGTCTCCCCACCTATCACATTGAGCTCGCGGTGATGGTCCATGTCCAGCACTCCCCTCTgcgtggagaaggaggagactCGCAGCCTCCTGCTGTCCTTCTCCCTCCAGCTGATCACCATGCTGCTCTGTGGGCCGGTGCTGCACGAGGCGAAGGCTTCCAGTGACGGCAGGTAGCGCACTGCAGGAAGAGGGACAGGACGCACTGgggtcttttattttggaatcaCTAGGACTTTTTGCATTGACTCAGACTGTCCAAAAACTACATCGATGTACTTTATTGCTGAGTGGAACCAGGCTTTCTTAATGAGCATGTTTAGAGCAGCAGAAGTTAATAGTGATGAATTAGTGGGTGAATTTTAACACCTTGTGATTTGATCCATGGTCCAGATCCTCCGTTTCATTTTTGTCATATCCTGAAATTCTCCTCAAAATGGCTTCACTGCCAGAACTCCAGCGTCTGCTTCCTGTAGCGGGACCGACCGGTCCACGGAGGCTCAGCGCAGTGTAGAATGAGACTGTCTGGATTTGCTCGCTGGTATTTGGGACAACGTAATGGCTCTCGCGCCGCCATCCATCTCAATTAAGACTTTGACCGAGAACGGCGGAATTGGACGCCGCGCGTCTCTGTTAGGGGGCAGCTGAGCTCTCAGACGCCGCTCAAATAACCGCGGGCGGCGAGACGGCACACGACAGTcgcaggtcaaaggtcggcgGCGGAGCCGGGGGCAAATAATTACGTCTGATTACATTTCATACGTCGCGTCTCTCCTCCGCGCTGTGAATTAAAAGATCAGTGGGTTTTCAGCCGGCGTCGCACGACTCATCATTGATTAATGAGGCCTCCTCCGTTTCACTGACAGACCCACAAATCACAAATCAAACTATTTGTGATGCAAATCCACAGTCCACGTTTGCTTCGGACAGTTTTGTAGCTCATCTCACATGTTTATTGCTGGAAGAGAGACATCAAAGCGGGCTTCATTTAGGATTCTTTGTTCCATCCATGCTAACGTTCCTATCAtacttacaaacacacacttccagcAGGTCGGTGGTTCTACGTCCATTCATTTTTCCTGCTAATTTCCTCCCAGTTCTCCCCAGTGATTCCCCCCACCCCTTCCCCCCCGTTCTCTAGTGGCACATGAGCCCGGAGGTTTGGGGGTCTGGATAACCAGCCATGTCTAATGGTACACGGCCCACTCATACTGCAGGGTGGGCAACTTCAAAAGAGGAGCGCCAGTACCCcagaggttcacacacacacacacacacacacacacacacacacacacacacacgcagcctgtGAAATTTCAGTTAAGCAGCACTTTTCCTGCTTCTCAttgtctcctctccttcctccatgtttgtttccctctgttGTCCCATTCGTCGTGCTTGTTATTCATGCCGTTGCCCCGTGTTCATCTCTCATCGGAATCTCTCCCCCTCGGCCACGCCCGTctcgcggcgccgccgctgatTATTCATTGTCAGACAGCTCCGCGCGTGCGCCGGCCGCGTGCAGACTCAGGCGGCCCGATCCGGAGCCCGTGACTTCACGCCAGCTCCGAAAACAGCTAGCCTGGTTACGCAAGACTACAAAGTGGTTGACTCAGGACTGGCAGCgtgcgtgttggtgtgtgtgcacacatcagtgacatcacagacacaccCAGGCATTTCCACGGCGTTGCATAAGCCATTGTTGTAGTGAGACTATAAAGGTGAGGAGGCAAACGCAGACTTGGGCTGACATCCCAGGTGTCAGGATGAGCCGGCGCCTGTGCCTGACACCCGAAGAGTCTCCTTTGTTTTCGGGCTGTCATCTGAGCCACTGATCCTGTAGCTTTACTATTATTGTCTAACTGAATGTTGGAACACTACGTACACTGATCCCACGTCTTTCCAATGGAGCCTTTATTTCCATACGGCACAATATAAGAAAAGGTGTCAACAGAAACATTCTGGGTGACGGCGCGTTTGTGTAAGTTCACGGGGAGCAGTTTGCATCATCGCTTGTGTTGCTCACCTCTTCTTACCCAGGCGGGTTCG from Betta splendens chromosome 13, fBetSpl5.4, whole genome shotgun sequence includes:
- the LOC114867639 gene encoding WD repeat-containing protein 49-like isoform X2; its protein translation is MGTMMEVAQLESRLNVEDYKKLQGLFLDSSGASRSLSRDEFVDRACSSVGRGSREEYGLLFDCVAVTEGQRGLILDSDAVRERGRVAWTGLCAFLTLELSEKLKSSGTGPAPRWKPPRSLACPHRDPVRKVLYLQSSAQYLTVSQGGSLGLRDEDMSLVHTRRLQNSTVTAKDLWVTDMVLLHNVQKIAVSFTSKELCFYDLLSKQDFSCKYKLQGLKFTPWCLDYWADPSLPDQAVLTIGDTGGQVTVLCFNSAQISLFERLVPRTDSDPADVVLWEDLVKGKHCSCYIMSHQAHEPAWVRRVRYLPSLEAFASCSTGPQSSMVISWREKDSRRLRVSSFSTQRGVLDMDHHRELNVIATAGVDHAVLLWNPYASSRPLCVLSAHAGPVAAVRFVQTKQQLLSFSKDKVLCVWDVCNRRCEHRLTGVFPDARDDAHTLLFLHEERRRVLLSFNSLLLLLETTEEEKTISSHPHPATCVLYNSLFRQVVSSDSASSVICWLADTGQKVKQFRRCHGNAGISTMALDGTQTRLFTAGSDGEVKVWDFNGRCLHTMNAGLGRAVAITQVLLLKRSILVMGWDRILTVFHLHSFSQPSVEPSEWSGGAQHRGHVLCAAFQPPQTLATGSDDGEIIVWNNSTEKALRRLRLHAEHDCTKPQGNYLGFQSSSTDTDESESRHAVTRLLFIPGRTSVAAAAALLYCP
- the LOC114867639 gene encoding WD repeat-containing protein 49-like isoform X1, yielding MGTMMEVAQLESRLNVEDYKKLQGLFLDSSGASRSLSRDEFVDRACSSVGRGSREEYGLLFDCVAVTEGQRGLILDSDAVRERGRVAWTGLCAFLTLELSEKLKSSGTGPAPRWKPPRSLACPHRDPVRKVLYLQSSAQYLTVSQGGSLGLRDEDMSLVHTRRLQNSTVTAKDLWVTDMVLLHNVQKIAVSFTSKELCFYDLLSKQDFSCKYKLQGLKFTPWCLDYWADPSLPDQAVLTIGDTGGQVTVLCFNSAQISLFERLVPRTDSDPADVVLWEDLVKGKHCSCYIMSHQAHEPAWVRRVRYLPSLEAFASCSTGPQSSMVISWREKDSRRLRVSSFSTQRGVLDMDHHRELNVIATAGVDHAVLLWNPYASSRPLCVLSAHAGPVAAVRFVQTKQQLLSFSKDKVLCVWDVCNRRCEHRLTGVFPDARDDAHTLLFLHEERRRVLLSFNSLLLLLETTEEEKTISSHPHPATCVLYNSLFRQVVSSDSASSVICWLADTGQKVKQFRRCHGNAGISTMALDGTQTRLFTAGSDGEVKVWDFNGRCLHTMNAGLGRAVAITQVLLLKRSILVMGWDRILTVFHLHSFSQPSVEPSEWSGGAQHRGHVLCAAFQPPQTLATGSDDGEIIVWNNSTEKALRRLRLHAEHDCTKPQGNYLGFQSSSTDTDESESRHAVTRLLFIPGRTSVAAAAGAADLVSCGGSGLVRLWNSIHSRVVGHFPAHSRELGPVVMTVSPCGHYLVTADRGGTIKTWDIEHYCIVPDDTLAREPPDLLHSWRPHVDRVTHLETCIHGDRLLLLSASSDGNVALSFLPRGTVGLFGQEEPWRLESPGPVRPQRGAERDQADHGGREVTRQGWRTPPPATGETRGDPGHDTTGRGATQPNHACTDTQKN